A stretch of the Bacillus sp. B-jedd genome encodes the following:
- a CDS encoding ABC transporter permease has protein sequence MRNTIVSLIAIVLGLIAGGILMLFIGSNPIEGYMYLLQGAFKNIARIGDTLATATPLIFTGLAVAFAFRTGLFNIGASGQMLIGGLCATAVGLTFDFSRPVLLLAMIFAGIVGGALWAFLPGLLKAKFNVHEVVSTIMMNWIAYWTIYYVVPGYFKGEFLETESKTLPDKATLKLPFLSEMFQGSYINLGIFLAVISVIIIAFIINKTTLGFELKAVGFNRYAAEYAGMRVNRNIILSMVISGALAGLGGVALYTGNASSIQIGVLPFQGYDGIAVALLGNNTPFGVFFAALLFGVLYSGTGFMNAMTEIPPELANTIIAIIIYFAATSVLIERLVNKLWKRGSDGNVNDVPAAKKGEA, from the coding sequence ATGAGAAATACCATTGTATCATTAATTGCGATTGTCCTTGGGCTTATAGCTGGCGGGATTTTAATGCTCTTCATCGGAAGCAACCCGATTGAAGGATATATGTATTTACTTCAGGGCGCTTTCAAAAATATCGCGCGTATTGGCGACACCCTTGCCACCGCGACACCACTTATTTTTACCGGACTGGCTGTCGCATTTGCTTTTAGGACGGGCCTATTCAATATCGGGGCATCGGGGCAGATGCTAATTGGCGGTCTTTGCGCCACAGCGGTAGGGCTGACTTTTGACTTTTCAAGGCCTGTCCTTTTACTGGCAATGATTTTTGCAGGTATCGTTGGAGGTGCCTTATGGGCATTCCTTCCCGGGCTTCTAAAAGCGAAATTTAACGTGCATGAAGTCGTTTCGACTATCATGATGAACTGGATTGCCTATTGGACTATTTACTATGTTGTGCCGGGCTATTTTAAAGGCGAATTCCTTGAAACTGAATCCAAGACTTTGCCGGATAAGGCTACTTTGAAACTTCCGTTTTTATCGGAAATGTTCCAGGGCTCATATATTAATCTAGGTATTTTCCTAGCCGTTATCAGCGTCATCATCATTGCCTTTATTATTAATAAAACAACTCTTGGCTTTGAATTGAAAGCAGTAGGCTTTAACAGATATGCGGCAGAATATGCCGGGATGCGAGTCAATAGGAATATAATCCTTTCCATGGTCATTTCGGGAGCGCTCGCTGGCCTCGGCGGCGTCGCGCTGTATACCGGCAATGCATCGAGCATCCAGATCGGTGTTCTTCCTTTCCAGGGATATGACGGCATCGCGGTTGCCCTTCTGGGGAATAATACGCCGTTTGGCGTTTTCTTCGCGGCTCTTCTTTTCGGTGTCCTTTATTCCGGGACAGGCTTCATGAATGCCATGACCGAAATTCCACCGGAACTTGCCAATACGATCATAGCGATCATTATTTATTTCGCAGCTACTAGTGTATTGATAGAACGCCTAGTCAATAAACTCTGGAAGCGCGGTTCCGACGGCAATGTGAATGATGTGCCTGCGGCAAAGAAGGGGGAAGCATAA
- a CDS encoding ABC transporter permease: protein MWTIIEQIFPYAIAFTIPLLITALGGLFSERSGVVNIGLEGLMIIGAFSSAIAVHFLGDVISNNTVVLWIGLLAAMAAGILFAALHAFASINLSANQIISGTAINLIATALTIFLARNITGSGNIRIKSGFSPESIPGLSKIPVIGDLFFTKTYPTTWFVLAILFVSTFLLYKTRFGLRLRSCGEFPQAAEAAGINVRRTRYAGVLISGAFAGLGGAIIILTYAGEFTGTVSGLGFLALASLIFGQWRPLGVLGATLFFGFASTIANVSQVIPELAVIPPILLKIFPYVVTLIALVVFSKSSQAPKAVGEPFDSSKR, encoded by the coding sequence ATGTGGACCATCATAGAGCAAATTTTTCCGTATGCGATTGCTTTTACAATCCCTCTTCTGATTACTGCATTAGGCGGCTTGTTTAGTGAGCGAAGCGGTGTTGTCAATATTGGTCTTGAAGGTTTAATGATTATCGGCGCATTCTCAAGCGCCATTGCAGTCCACTTCCTTGGTGACGTGATTTCGAATAATACGGTGGTCCTTTGGATCGGCCTGCTCGCCGCGATGGCTGCCGGAATCCTGTTCGCCGCCCTGCATGCATTTGCGAGCATCAATTTGAGCGCGAACCAAATCATCAGTGGTACCGCGATCAACCTGATTGCAACGGCGCTGACAATATTTTTGGCCAGGAATATTACCGGGAGTGGGAATATCAGGATTAAGAGTGGTTTTTCCCCTGAATCAATTCCAGGGCTGTCAAAAATTCCAGTCATTGGCGATTTATTCTTTACGAAAACATATCCGACAACATGGTTTGTCCTTGCGATTCTGTTCGTGAGCACCTTCCTGTTGTATAAAACAAGATTTGGCCTTCGCCTGCGTTCCTGCGGTGAATTTCCTCAGGCAGCGGAAGCAGCGGGTATTAATGTAAGGCGTACCAGATATGCAGGAGTCCTTATTTCGGGAGCTTTCGCCGGATTGGGCGGCGCGATTATCATCCTGACGTATGCCGGAGAATTTACCGGAACGGTTTCCGGGCTTGGATTCTTGGCACTCGCGTCATTAATTTTCGGCCAGTGGCGCCCGCTTGGAGTTTTGGGAGCGACTCTGTTTTTTGGTTTTGCAAGTACTATCGCCAACGTTTCACAGGTAATTCCCGAATTGGCCGTCATCCCGCCAATTCTCTTGAAAATCTTCCCTTATGTGGTTACGCTTATAGCCCTCGTTGTGTTTTCTAAATCCTCTCAGGCACCTAAGGCAGTTGGCGAACCATTTGATTCAAGTAAACGTTAA
- the yfmF gene encoding EF-P 5-aminopentanol modification-associated protein YfmF — MGILPERTFSMEGFRLHVVKTEKYKTNAIVFKMKAPLNEGDATMRALLPHVLQSSSAAYPTTTKLRAYLDELYGAVLYADLAKKGDYHIITFFLEIANEKFLSDSSPLLRKGFEFLKEILLNPLTTENGFDSATVEKEKRTLKQRIQSTYDDKMRYSNFRLIEEMYKGEPYAINVNGRQEDVGTISPAGLYEYYQKSLAEDELDLYVVGDIAEEQAQKLAGELFSFGEREPAASPKTSPLKRDDVQVVKEPQDVKQGKLNIGYRTNIYYGDADYNALQVFNGIFGGFSHSKLFINVREKASLAYYAASRLESHKGLMMVMSGIDLKNYEQAVGIIAEQMDAMKKGDFTEAELEQTKAVIVNQILETIDTNRGIIEVLYHNVAAGKDIPLDNWIDGMKETTREEVTAVAQKIDLDTIYFLTGKEAANGGKN, encoded by the coding sequence ATGGGAATTTTGCCCGAAAGGACGTTTTCAATGGAGGGCTTCAGGCTCCATGTCGTGAAAACGGAAAAATATAAAACGAATGCTATCGTCTTTAAGATGAAGGCTCCATTAAACGAAGGAGATGCAACTATGAGGGCACTGCTGCCCCATGTCCTGCAAAGCAGCTCGGCCGCATACCCGACGACCACGAAGTTAAGGGCATATCTTGATGAACTTTATGGGGCCGTCCTTTATGCCGATCTTGCGAAAAAAGGTGATTACCATATCATCACTTTTTTTCTGGAAATCGCAAATGAGAAATTTCTTTCCGATTCATCTCCGCTTCTAAGGAAGGGATTCGAATTTCTGAAGGAAATCCTTCTAAATCCATTAACTACAGAAAACGGCTTCGATTCCGCCACAGTGGAAAAGGAAAAGCGTACTCTTAAACAGAGGATCCAATCCACTTATGATGATAAAATGCGCTATTCCAATTTCAGGCTGATTGAAGAAATGTACAAAGGTGAACCATACGCGATCAATGTCAATGGCAGGCAGGAAGATGTCGGAACGATTTCTCCAGCAGGCTTATACGAGTATTACCAAAAGTCACTCGCTGAGGACGAATTGGACCTGTATGTGGTTGGCGATATCGCAGAAGAACAAGCGCAAAAGCTGGCAGGTGAACTTTTCAGCTTTGGCGAAAGGGAGCCAGCGGCATCGCCTAAAACATCTCCACTTAAGCGTGATGACGTCCAGGTTGTCAAAGAACCACAGGACGTCAAACAAGGAAAATTGAACATCGGCTATAGAACGAATATTTACTACGGTGATGCTGATTATAACGCGCTCCAAGTATTCAACGGAATTTTCGGGGGATTCTCCCACTCGAAGCTGTTCATCAATGTGCGTGAAAAGGCAAGTCTTGCTTATTATGCAGCCAGCAGGCTGGAAAGCCATAAAGGGCTGATGATGGTGATGTCGGGGATTGACCTGAAAAATTATGAACAGGCAGTAGGAATTATCGCTGAACAAATGGATGCGATGAAAAAAGGCGATTTTACCGAAGCAGAACTGGAGCAAACCAAGGCTGTTATTGTAAACCAGATCCTCGAGACAATAGATACGAACCGTGGGATTATCGAAGTACTTTACCATAATGTAGCAGCAGGAAAAGATATTCCGCTCGATAACTGGATTGATGGAATGAAAGAGACAACCCGCGAGGAAGTCACAGCGGTTGCACAGAAGATCGATCTTGACACCATTTATTTTCTGACAGGAAAGGAGGCGGCCAATGGTGGAAAAAATTGA